One stretch of Acholeplasma laidlawii PG-8A DNA includes these proteins:
- a CDS encoding RecX family transcriptional regulator — translation MIVKEVRKLKTNYQVEFQNGYKLTIDEDTLVQYRLRPGIEVESVEVLQKAMEKHKLLNKAIKFASYGKSENQVIKYLNEQGMHNTYDAIMTLKKMRIIDDYKMIRGLQNKGYSYLQLEEKLKFYQFEQKDIDYALENYNERIPLYKQFKLALKKYEKETDYKKKQQKIYRYLMSKGFNEDSVMSVMNIS, via the coding sequence ATGATAGTCAAAGAGGTTAGAAAACTTAAAACCAATTACCAAGTTGAATTTCAAAATGGTTATAAGTTAACAATTGATGAAGATACGTTAGTCCAATATAGATTAAGACCAGGTATTGAAGTAGAATCTGTTGAAGTCTTACAAAAAGCAATGGAAAAACATAAACTACTCAATAAGGCGATTAAATTTGCTTCCTATGGTAAGTCTGAAAATCAAGTGATTAAGTACCTAAATGAACAAGGTATGCATAATACGTATGATGCCATTATGACCCTTAAAAAAATGCGTATCATTGATGACTATAAAATGATTCGAGGACTTCAAAATAAGGGGTACTCTTATCTACAGTTAGAAGAAAAGTTAAAGTTTTATCAATTTGAACAAAAAGACATCGACTACGCCTTAGAAAATTATAATGAAAGAATTCCTTTATATAAACAGTTTAAGTTAGCACTTAAAAAGTATGAAAAGGAAACAGATTATAAAAAGAAACAACAAAAAATCTATCGTTATTTAATGTCTAAAGGCTTTAATGAAGATAGTGTGATGTCAGTTATGAATATCAGCTAA
- a CDS encoding YitT family protein, with product MNKEMIKSYALITLGVFLLHLAFYFFMQPMGLITGGMMGLSLMLEPLIPFSTGITYLMLNIVALTIGGILFGKDFFLKTVFASILSPVLVTLFEVLKIEDTLILNQIDLHYQLLVASIASGVLAGVGIGLVLRYNATTGGMDIFQKIINKYLKVPFSVAVYLTDGLIILLGAFISLQNGLFAILAMLLTAYMLEKTAIFGRNAFALMIITKKHDEIKEAIYERIDRGVTRLKAIGGYSGIEKELVLTTMNRQQLYIAKEFITQIDPNAFTLIISTKEVLGEGFHRDDLT from the coding sequence ATGAATAAAGAAATGATTAAATCATATGCACTCATTACTCTAGGCGTATTTTTACTACATTTAGCATTTTACTTTTTTATGCAACCAATGGGTTTAATCACAGGTGGTATGATGGGACTTAGTTTAATGCTTGAACCATTAATTCCATTTTCTACAGGTATTACCTATCTCATGTTAAATATTGTAGCACTTACAATTGGCGGTATTTTATTTGGTAAAGATTTCTTTTTAAAGACTGTATTTGCAAGTATTTTGTCACCTGTTTTAGTGACATTATTTGAAGTTTTAAAGATAGAAGATACACTTATACTAAATCAAATTGATCTACACTATCAACTCTTAGTAGCTAGTATTGCTAGTGGGGTATTAGCTGGTGTGGGTATTGGTCTAGTCTTAAGATATAATGCAACCACAGGTGGTATGGATATCTTTCAAAAGATTATCAATAAATATTTAAAAGTACCATTTTCAGTTGCAGTTTATCTAACCGATGGTTTAATTATTTTACTTGGTGCATTTATAAGTCTACAAAATGGGTTATTTGCTATTTTAGCTATGTTATTAACAGCATATATGTTAGAAAAAACAGCGATATTTGGAAGAAACGCCTTTGCACTGATGATTATTACCAAAAAACATGATGAGATTAAAGAAGCAATTTATGAACGTATAGACAGAGGTGTAACAAGATTAAAAGCTATTGGTGGCTACTCTGGTATTGAAAAAGAATTAGTACTTACTACGATGAATCGCCAACAACTCTATATTGCTAAAGAGTTTATTACACAAATAGATCCAAACGCATTTACACTCATTATCTCAACAAAAGAAGTATTAGGTGAAGGTTTTCACCGTGACGATCTCACATGA
- a CDS encoding HAD family hydrolase produces MERHLIAIDLDGTLLNNDSKIPLKNKEMIHKLLDKGHMVVLATGRPFHATIDIYNELDLSTPVITDNGGNIREPKNPKFQIVTDGITVEVAHKLFLYTKEHLVSAFYSYGDHIYAYKYLDRLHNIFMGSQNAKIIHAEFDQLQHTPTGMIYLVENAFMQNFESYINNDLKDEVGFRLWGSDSKHAVYEIYKTGSSKLSAILWVADHFGIDKKNTIAFGDGLNDIEMIQGVALGLAMPNGTAELKAVADKILDIDNDNAGVGHFLEQYFNL; encoded by the coding sequence ATGGAAAGACACTTAATTGCTATAGATTTAGACGGCACGTTATTAAATAATGATTCAAAAATACCTTTAAAGAATAAAGAAATGATACATAAACTCTTAGACAAAGGTCATATGGTAGTACTTGCAACAGGTAGACCATTTCATGCAACTATTGATATCTACAACGAACTTGATTTATCAACACCTGTAATAACTGATAATGGTGGTAACATTAGAGAACCTAAAAATCCTAAATTTCAAATTGTAACCGATGGTATAACAGTTGAAGTTGCACATAAATTATTTTTATATACTAAAGAACATCTTGTATCTGCATTTTATTCTTATGGTGATCATATCTATGCTTACAAATATTTAGATAGATTACATAATATATTTATGGGGAGTCAAAATGCTAAAATTATCCACGCAGAATTTGACCAACTACAACATACACCAACCGGTATGATTTACTTAGTTGAAAATGCATTTATGCAAAACTTTGAATCTTATATAAATAATGATTTAAAGGATGAAGTCGGTTTTAGATTATGGGGTAGTGATTCTAAACATGCAGTGTATGAAATCTACAAGACTGGTTCATCTAAATTATCAGCTATTCTATGGGTAGCAGATCATTTTGGAATTGATAAGAAAAACACTATAGCATTTGGTGATGGTCTAAATGATATTGAAATGATTCAAGGTGTAGCTCTTGGTCTTGCAATGCCAAATGGTACAGCAGAGTTAAAAGCTGTTGCAGATAAAATCCTAGATATAGACAATGATAATGCCGGTGTTGGCCACTTCTTAGAACAATACTTTAATCTATAA